From the uncultured Methanomethylovorans sp. genome, the window GGTCTGAGCGAACTCCTCTGTAGTGTTGCATTATCCTGTACTCTACCCTGGCATCCTCCAGGATGCCGAGTATTGTTCCTGCCAGTGCTTTGTTGGGAAACAGAGCTATGATATCAGCGATATCAATGATACCCTCAGGTTGAAGTCCTGACAGATAAGTTCTTTTCATTATGGTCGTGTACCTTCTTCTGATATCTGCCATCAGTCCTGCTACCCCTTCACGTTCTATCTTATGGGAGCTGAATTGTACATGACCAATCTCGTGCATTATGCTCAGCTTGTATATCTTGAAGTTATCTTCAATATCGCCGTATTTTTTGATCTTGGGTGCAAGGTAGATTGTCCTGCCTGCGATAATAGGATTTATGGAATTTGTTTCTTCTTCTATCTGTAACATCCTTCGGGAAAGAATGTTAAAATTAACACCTGACAATCCAAGGGCATAGTACCTGAGGACGCTTATGATCTCATTGAGTGCTGCTGACCCGGTAAGCCCTTCAATGAATTCCTTTGAGCTCTTAGACTTCAGGGAAAAATAACGTCTTCCAAGGGATGGGTCCTCTTCAAAGACAGCTATGCCGTTCAGGGCCCATTCTTCCACTTCACTTACGTCCAGATCCTTTAAGAGCGGAGCCGAAGAGGAAAAATAGTCAATTGCCAGGTCCTTGTCCTGGTCAAATATCTTTATACCGATGCCGGCCCATTTCCTTATTCCATCTTGGCCAGTGTTCTGTGCTGCCTCGGGAAGATTCTCAAAGAAAACTCCTGTAAGCATGAGGTCTTTATCAAGCAGCATACGGGCAGTTCTGAGAAGTTCGGCATGATATGTTGAGTTGCTCTTTTTCAGAACGCTGATAAAATTATTACAACAAGTACTTCCAGAGAACCTGGATCTTATAAGTTCGATCAGCTCTTCTTCGGCGGGATCTTTATGTTCCATGTCCTGATCCTTCAATATATTGATAGATTGTCTTGCTTCATGAATACAAAAAAGTTTGCATTTTCCAGCTCTGTAGAAATATCTCTACTTAAACGAACAACCAGGTTAACAATACATTCAAATGTGTTTCAAACATGTTTTATGATACTACAAAGCGATAGCAGGGTGATATGATGGGTGGATTGGGCCGGGAAAATGTATGGAAATTGATCTCAATTATTGAATTGGTTATTGCCAGTACAGTCATCATTCTGGACATGTTCATCCCGACAATCATTATTCTGTGAATAATAGCGATCTCGCTTTTGATCCGCAAAGAAAAAATGCAAACTTTAGGTTTCAGGAAAAATATTAGCTGGCTTAAGATGGTAGTCACTATTATATTATTAGTGATCGTCTGGACCCTTTTGCATCTGACCATATTCATGCCAGTACTGAATCACTTGAACGGAACAACACAAGACCTAAGTGCATTCGAAAACCTGAAAGAAAATTTCAATCAGTTGTTGTTCTTCCTGATGCTGACATGGACTTTAGCTGCATTCGGAGAAGAGATCGTGTACACGGGCTATCTCCAAAAAAGGATACTGGACCTGTTCGGAGACACAAGGTCCGAGATCATTCTTGCAGTGGGTATTTCTTCCTTATTATTCGGACTTGCACATACGGAACAGGGAACAATAGGAGTCATCCTCACTTTTCTGGATGCGATCTTTTTCAGTCTGATCAAAATTCATTATAGAAACAACCTCTAGGCTTCGGTCATTGCTCACGGGGCAAGCAACACTATCGACTTGCTAGGATTCTTCATGTTTGGTCCTGTGTATGGGTCGTGGTAGATTTCGTTTTTTTATCTCCGATTTTCATTACTAAGGGGATTAGTTATCGGTGGTCATTCTGGACGAAGAATATCGCCTCTATTGTGGTTAGTATCGTATATTCCACAGATGTTTTGGATTTTTGCTAATTATCTGAATTGCAGTTATTTATCAAAAATTGTTACTATCATTCAATATAATAACACTTATTATGATAAATGTTAGGTCCTATGCACATGTATTAATGAAAAGAGAAAAGACCTGTTTTTTTTCTTGACATCTGTGGAAAGGCAGTAGTATGATTTTCTTTTACATACCACTTGCTGTATTTTAATTTATTTTCTTTTTTTGGTGTTGTGATTAAAGAGTTTGTGAGGCTCAAGACCACAAGAAAATTCAGGTTGAAAAATGTCTATTTTTCAGAATATCTTTTCCCATATTTCTATAAGTTTCTGATACAGAAATGAATTTTAGTGCGTTACTATATTTTTCGATCTTGATTTAACCAATGCCTATAAAAATTTATTTTTTTAATCAGGATTGAGTTGCAGTCTACAACTTTTTTCAGTCATGTGATATTTTATTATTACCTTTCTTATTCAAAAACAAGATAAAAGCCCTATGGTTTGACCTAAAATACACATATCTATATAAATATATATATGAATACAGTACATTGACAAATGTCTGGCAAGAGGTAATTTTGAATGGATTATGACGAACAAAATCCAATGGATTTTAAAAGTCAGCATCAATGGCATAATAATAGCCTTTTAGAGGGAATAGTAAACTATAGTCCCTTAGTTCTCTTTTTATGGAAAGCTGAAGAGGGGTGGCCCGTTGAATATGTTTCTGAGAACGTTTCACAGTTAGGGTATTCTGCCGTTGATTTCCTATCAAAAAAAGTTCTTTTTGAAAATATCATCCACCCTGATGACCTGCAAAGAGTTATGTTAGAGGTTAAAACATATTCCGAAAAAGGAGTAACCGATTTTACTCAGGAATATCGGATTCTCACCGCAGATGGCGGAGTCAAGTGGATTGATGATCGTACAGTTGTAAAAAGGAATGATAACGGTGAGACTACTCATTACCAGGGAATAGTTCTGGACATTACAGCTAGAAAAGAAGCGGAGGAAAAGCTTCGTTTCAGAGAGGAGCGATTAAGAAGTCTTGTGTCCATTTTGCAGTACAAGTCTGATTCTGTTCAGGATTTCCTTGACTTTGCACTTCATGAAGCGATCAAACTTACTCAGAGTAAAATTGGTTACATCTGTTTTTACAATGAGGAACGGATGGAACTCACTATCAATAAATGGTCAAAAGAAGTAATGAAAGAATGTGCTGTTTTTGATCCCCAGACCATCTTTAAACTGGAAAATACAGGTCTTTGGGGAGAGGCAATAAGACAGCGCAAAGCAATAATTATAAATGATTTCCAGGTTCCAACTCCTCTCAAAAAAGGGCATCCTGAAGGACATGTCAACCTTTACAGATTCATGACAATACCAGTGCTCAGAAATGAGCGGCTGGTTGCTGTTGTGGGTGTAGCCAACAAAGAATCTGATTATAGTGAGAATGACACACTTCAACTCACCTTGCTCATGGACTCTGTATGGAACACATTAGAACAGAGAAATATTGAAAAGGCGCTGCAACGAAGT encodes:
- a CDS encoding CPBP family intramembrane glutamic endopeptidase, encoding MQTLGFRKNISWLKMVVTIILLVIVWTLLHLTIFMPVLNHLNGTTQDLSAFENLKENFNQLLFFLMLTWTLAAFGEEIVYTGYLQKRILDLFGDTRSEIILAVGISSLLFGLAHTEQGTIGVILTFLDAIFFSLIKIHYRNNL